A part of Primulina eburnea isolate SZY01 chromosome 10, ASM2296580v1, whole genome shotgun sequence genomic DNA contains:
- the LOC140842287 gene encoding uncharacterized protein OsI_027940-like isoform X2 translates to MSRYPEVKWAEREDKVYLTVVLPDAKNSKVNLDPEGIFTFSATAGLDNLYELKLDLHDKVNVEESKINVGVRNIFCVLEKTDKKWWGKLLRGDAKAPHYVKVDWDKWVDEDDDTGGPADLDLGGMDFSKFGDMGGMGGPDEFEDSDDEEVDKPEDKKADDKVVGEGETAETKVESLRSS, encoded by the exons ATGAG TCGATACCCTGAGGTTAAGTGGGCCGAAAGAGAGGACAAAGTTTATCTTACGGTGGTACTACCAGATGCAAAGAATTCTAAGGTCAACCTCGATCCAGAAGGAATATTTACTTTTTCAGCCACTGCTGGGTTGGACAATCTTTACGAACTCAAATTAGATCTTCATGATAAAGTTAATGTCGAG GAGAGCAAGATAAATGTTGGTGTGAGAAATATATTTTGTGTTTTGGAGAAAACAGATAAAAAATGGTGGGGTAAACTGTTACGTGGAGATGCAAAGGCTCCTCATTATGTGAAAGTAGATTGGGATAAATGGGTGGACGAAGATGATGATACTG GAGGGCCTGCTGATTTGGATTTGGGTGGCATGGATTTCTCT AAATTTGGTGACATGGGTGGCATGGGAGGACCTGATGAATTTGAAGATAGTGATGATGAAG AGGTAGATAAACCCGAAGACAAAAAAGCTGATGATAAAGTTGTGGGAGAGGGAGAAACCGCGGAGACTAAAGTTGAATCGTTGCGGAGTTCCTAA
- the LOC140842287 gene encoding uncharacterized protein OsI_027940-like isoform X1 has protein sequence MSRYPEVKWAEREDKVYLTVVLPDAKNSKVNLDPEGIFTFSATAGLDNLYELKLDLHDKVNVEESKINVGVRNIFCVLEKTDKKWWGKLLRGDAKAPHYVKVDWDKWVDEDDDTGGPADLDLGGMDFSKFGDMGGMGGPDEFEDSDDEGIIEVDKPEDKKADDKVVGEGETAETKVESLRSS, from the exons ATGAG TCGATACCCTGAGGTTAAGTGGGCCGAAAGAGAGGACAAAGTTTATCTTACGGTGGTACTACCAGATGCAAAGAATTCTAAGGTCAACCTCGATCCAGAAGGAATATTTACTTTTTCAGCCACTGCTGGGTTGGACAATCTTTACGAACTCAAATTAGATCTTCATGATAAAGTTAATGTCGAG GAGAGCAAGATAAATGTTGGTGTGAGAAATATATTTTGTGTTTTGGAGAAAACAGATAAAAAATGGTGGGGTAAACTGTTACGTGGAGATGCAAAGGCTCCTCATTATGTGAAAGTAGATTGGGATAAATGGGTGGACGAAGATGATGATACTG GAGGGCCTGCTGATTTGGATTTGGGTGGCATGGATTTCTCT AAATTTGGTGACATGGGTGGCATGGGAGGACCTGATGAATTTGAAGATAGTGATGATGAAGGTATTATTG AGGTAGATAAACCCGAAGACAAAAAAGCTGATGATAAAGTTGTGGGAGAGGGAGAAACCGCGGAGACTAAAGTTGAATCGTTGCGGAGTTCCTAA
- the LOC140803648 gene encoding rapid alkalinization factor-like, translating into MARSPLLALLLSAVLVAAIILQSAEAGSDFSWIPMSKPDACRGSIGECMADGGEFDMDSEVNRRILATTKYISYSALQANSVPCSRRGASYYNCRPGAQANPYTRSCTAATRCRS; encoded by the coding sequence ATGGCGCGATCTCCGCTTCTCGCCCTCCTCCTCTCCGCGGTGCTGGTGGCGGCGATCATTCTCCAATCCGCAGAAGCCGGCAGCGACTTCAGCTGGATACCCATGAGCAAGCCTGACGCCTGCAGAGGATCCATAGGTGAGTGCATGGCCGACGGTGGAGAGTTCGACATGGATTCCGAAGTCAACCGGCGCATATTAGCAACCACGAAGTACATCAGCTACAGCGCGCTTCAGGCGAACTCTGTCCCGTGCTCAAGGAGAGGTGCGTCGTACTACAACTGCCGCCCCGGTGCCCAAGCCAATCCGTATACTCGGTCGTGCACCGCCGCCACAAGGTGCAGGAGTTGA
- the LOC140842288 gene encoding UDP-glucuronic acid decarboxylase 2-like, with protein sequence MASELIFRGHEPHPTSDAYSPKPPKPWLTVTSPIRYVLREQRLLFVFVGMAIAALIFTFTPSSDPRAPIPGQFISSELTLTHLKPDRVIYHNGHLSTGFETHSVGKIPLGLKRKGLRIVVTGGAGFVGSHLVDRLMSRGDSVIVVDNFFTGRKENVMHHFGNPRFELIRHDVVEPLLLEVDQIYHLACPASPVHYKHNPVKTIKTNVVGTLNMLGLAKRVGARFLLTSTSEVYGDPLQHPQVETYWGNVNPIGVRSCYDEGKRTAETLTMDYHRGAGVEVRIARIFNTYGPRMCIDDGRVVSNFVAQALRKEPLTVYGDGKQTRSFQYVSDLVEGLMRLMEGEHVGPFNLGNPGEFTMLELAKVVQDTIDSSAKIEFRSNTEDDPHKRKPDITKAKEQLGWEPKVPLREGLPMMVSDFRQRIFGDHEENGEKIFRDNKGSGGRISGEHKEDSAS encoded by the exons ATGGCGTCTGAGTTAATTTTCCGAGGTCACGAGCCACATCCCACGAGCGACGCCTACTCGCCGAAGCCGCCGAAGCCCTGGCTGACTGTAACCAGTCCAATCCGCTACGTGCTGCGCGAGCAACGTTTGCTGTTCGTCTTCGTCGGCATGGCCATTGCCGCTCTGATATTCACCTTCACCCCTTCCTCCGATCCCCGCGCGCCGATCCCGGGCCAATTCATTTCGTCTGAGTTGACTCTGACGCATCTGAAGCCGGACCGAGTCATATATCATAACGGCCACCTCTCCACGGGATTCGAGACCCACTCTGTCGGGAAAATCCCGCTCGGATTGAAACGAAAGGGGCTGCGGATCGTGGTCACTGGTGGGGCAGGGTTCGTGGGGAGTCATTTGGTCGACCGGCTTATGAGCAGAGGCGATAGCGTGATCGTGGTGGATAATTTCTTCACAGGGAGGAAGGAGAACGTGATGCACCATTTCGGGAACCCGAGGTTCGAGCTCATCCGACACGACGTCGTCGAGCCACTGTTGTTGGAAGTCGATCAGATCTATCATCTCGCATGCCCAGCGTCGCCGGTTCACTACAAGCACAACCCAGTCAAAACTATT AAGACGAATGTGGTTGGCACGTTGAACATGCTTGGGCTGGCTAAGCGAGTGGGTGCTCGGTTTCTGCTGACGAGCACCAGTGAAGTGTACGGTGATCCGCTGCAACACCCGCAAGTCGAAACCTACTGGGGCAACGTCAATCCAATTG GTGTCCGAAGCTGCTACGATGAAGGAAAGAGAACTGCGGAAACGTTGACCATGGACTATCACAGGGGTGCTGGAGTTGAG GTGAGGATTGCTAGGATTTTCAATACATATGGACCTCGAATGTGCATCGATGATGGTCGAGTTGTAAGCAACTTTGTTGCTCAG GCTTTGAGGAAGGAACCTTTAACTGTTTATGGTGATGGGAAGCAAACCAGAAGTTTTCAGTATGTCTCCGATTTG GTGGAAGGGCTAATGCGATTGATGGAAGGTGAGCATGTTGGACCCTTCAATCTTGGGAACCCTGGTGAATTCACCATGCTTGAACTTGCCAAG GTGGTTCAAGATACCATTGATTCAAGTGCAAAGATAGAATTCAGGTCCAACACAGAAGACGATCCTCACAAGAGGAAACCCGACATTACCAAGGCAAAAGAGCAGCTTGGATGGGAGCCTAAAGTGCCGTTGCGCGAGGGGTTACCTATGATGGTCTCAGACTTCAGGCAGCGAATATTTGGGGACCAcgaagaaaatggagaaaaaatcTTTAGAGACAACAAAGGAAGTGGAGGAAGAATCTCTGGCGAACACAAAGAAGATTCAGCTTCCTAA
- the LOC140842289 gene encoding large ribosomal subunit protein eL22z-like: MSRGAAAAGAKGGKKKVTSYVIDCTKPVDDKIMEIATLEKFLQERIKVGGKTGALGDSVTVTREKSKITITADSSFSKRYLKYLTKKYLKKYSVRDWLRVIASNKDRNVYELRYFNIAEQEGDEED; encoded by the exons ATGAGCAGAGGCGCAGCTGCTGCGGGGGCGAAAGGCGGGAAGAAGAAGGTAACGAGCTATGTGATCGACTGCACGAAGCCTGTTGATGATAAGATTATGGAAATTGCTACGCTCGAGAAGTTTCTCCAGGAGAGGATCAAGGTCGGGGGGAAAACCGGCGCTCTAGGTGATTCTGTTACGGTTACCCGTGAGAAGAGCAAGATCACAATCACAGCCGACAGTTCCTTCTCTAAAAG GTATCTCAAGTATTTGACAAAGAAGTATTTGAAGAAGTACAGTGTTCGAGATTGGCTTCGGGTGATAGCTTCCAACAAAGACAGAAATGTTTACGAATTGCGCTACTTCAACATCGCCGAACAAGAGGGGGATGAAGAAGATTAA
- the LOC140803609 gene encoding stress-related protein-like, with product MADSEANSPMDQALVQENFDHDAKKLKHLDFVRVAAIYVIICSSTLYEYAKENSGPLKSGVRTVEATVQSVTGPVLEKFQHVPLQFLEFVDRKVDDTLSDLDRNVPVSMKQVSSQAWSAAQKALELARDLASELQRYGVVDTASNVAKTVYTTYEPTTKELYSKYEPVAEKYAVTAWYQLNRLPLFPQAAHVVVPTAAYWAEKYNQAVVYAAERGYTVSCYLPLVPIEKIAKTFGNVANGGQYAAISH from the exons ATGGCCGATTCCGAAGCCAATTCACCCATGGATCAAGCACTG GTTCAGGAAAATTTTGATCATGACGCGAAGAAGCTGAAGCATCTTGATTTTGTTCGAGTGGCTGCAATTTACGTCATCATTTGCAGCTCCACACTGTACGAGTACGCCAAGGAGAACTCGGGCCCGTTGAAGTCCGGCGTTCGGACCGTCGAAGCAACGGTTCAATCCGTCACTGGACCTGTCCTCGAGAAATTCCAGCACGTACCCCTTCAGTTTCTCGAGTTCGTCGATCGCAAGGTGGATGACACCCTGAGCGATTTGGATCGCAATGTACCGGTTTCCATGAAGCAG GTTTCAAGCCAAGCCTGGTCGGCTGCTCAAAAGGCTCTGGAACTGGCCCGGGATCTGGCTTCTGAATTGCAGAGATACGGCGTGGTGGATACAGCTTCAAACGTGGCCAAGACTGTGTACACTACCTACGAACCGACAACCAAGGAGCTGTATTCCAAGTACGAGCCTGTGGCGGAGAAGTACGCCGTCACGGCTTGGTATCAGCTTAATCGGCTGCCATTGTTTCCACAAGCGGCTCATGTAGTGGTCCCCACGGCAGCTTACTGGGCGGAGAAGTATAACCAGGCGGTGGTTTATGCGGCTGAGAGAGGCTACACGGTGTCGTGTTACTTGCCTCTGGTGCCTATCGAGAAAATTGCTAAAACATTTGGAAACGTCGCCAACGGGGGCCAATACGCCGCCATTTCACACTGA
- the LOC140842286 gene encoding dol-P-Man:Man(5)GlcNAc(2)-PP-Dol alpha-1,3-mannosyltransferase-like produces the protein MSLGCFCLNVQLLASTCRHFTPMPRQATTIRSTAAVKRPAIQTESFTQMILNNFEMLFALFLLIADAILVFLIITYVPYTKIDWDAYMSQVSGFLGGERDYSKLEGDTGPLVYPAGFLYIYSAIKFLTGGEVYPAQILFGFLYVVNLGLVLFIYLKTKVLPWWAFCLISLSKRVHSIFVLRLFNDCFATTLLHAALVSFICQKWHLGLIIFSGAVSVKMNVLLYAPTLLVLLLKAMDIFGVVSALAGAALVQILLGLPFIFSYPIEYISRAFNLGRIFIHFWSVNFKFVPEPIFVSRGFALFLLAAHLILLAIFAHNRWCRHEGGLSSLIHSRLVQLKLRTAYLSSFSLKQFNNSSTVMALKTEHIVTTMFVGNFIGIVCARSLHYQFYSWYFYSLPYLLWRTTFPTWLRLILFVAVEFCWNIYPSNVHSSLLLLCAHLTILAGLWKASPEYPYMANAKHRSAANLEKKAS, from the exons ATGTCACTCGGTTGCTTCTGTTTAAACGTGCAACTGCTTGCAAGTACGTGCCGGCATTTTACTCCTATGCCTAGACAAGCCACGACAATCCGCTCGACCGCGGCCGTGAAAAGGCCGGCGATACAGACGGAGTCCTTCACTCAAATGATCCTCAATAATTTTGAAATGCTGTTCGCCTTGTTCTTATTAATCGCCGATGCAATCCTCGTTTTTCTCATCATCACCTATGTTCCAT ACACGAAGATTGATTGGGACGCATACATGTCCCAG GTCAGCGGATTTCTTGGAGGAGAAAGAGATTACAGCAAGCTGGAAGGGGATACTGGACCCCTGGTGTATCCTGCTGGATTTCTTTACATATACTCAGCTATTAAGTTTCTTACTGGAGGGGAAGTCTACCCAGCGCAG ATTTTATTTGGCTTTCTGTATGTTGTGAATCTTGGACTGGTCTTATTCATTTATTTGAAGACCAAAGTG CTTCCTTGGTGGGCTTTTTGCTTGATTTCTCTGTCTAAGAGAGTACACTCCATATTTGTGCTTCGATTGTTCAACGACTGTTTTGCCACTACACTTCTCCATGCCGCACTGGTTTCTTTTATTTGCCAAAAGTGGCATCTTGGTTTAATTATTTTCAG TGGAGCTGTCTCAGTGAAGATGAATGTGCTCCTTTATGCACCTACCTTGTTAGTACTCTTACTGAAG GCTATGGATATATTTGGGGTGGTATCTGCTTTAGCAGGTGCGGCACTGGTGCAG ATTCTCTTAGGACTACCTTTCATTTTTTCATATCCAATTGAATACATCTCGAGAGCCTTCAATCTTGGTCGCATCTTCATCCATTTTTG GTCTGTTAATTTTAAGTTTGTTCCAGAACCTATTTTTGTTAGCAGAGGATTTGCGCTGTTTCTACTGGCTGCTCATCTCATTTTGCTTGCAATCTTTGCACACAATAGATGGTGTAG GCATGAAGGAGGTTTGTCCTCTCTCATCCATTCTAGACTTGTTCAACTGAAGCTTAGAACTGCTTATTTGAGTTCTTTTTCACTCAAGCAATTCAATAATTCTTCGACTGTCATGGCTCTTAAAACAGAAC ATATTGTAACAACTATGTTCGTTGGGAATTTCATTGGGATTGTGTGTGCGCGGTCTCTTCATTATCAGTTCTACTCTTG GTATTTCTATAGCTTACCATATTTATTGTGGCGAACAACATTTCCCACATGGTTACG TTTGATATTATTCGTGGCAGTTGAGTTCTGTTGGAACATCTACCCGTCTAATGTTCACTCATCCTTGTTGCTGCTATGTGCCCACCTAACTATATTAGCTGGCCTCTGGAAGGCATCACCTGAATATCCATACATGGCTAATGCAAAACATAGATCAGCAGCAAATCTGGAAAAGAAGGCTAGCTGA